In the Ursus arctos isolate Adak ecotype North America unplaced genomic scaffold, UrsArc2.0 scaffold_19, whole genome shotgun sequence genome, one interval contains:
- the LOC125283285 gene encoding uncharacterized protein LOC125283285 — translation MPPAPGLRGRPGPRPSPPRRPGAAAEAGGKALRCGRADRRGRRAAGCCRLLGSRADAAAAAAAARLFSMEPAGSARRTGRPRPGRSWRAGGRAGAAGADPARRRRRASSPPPPRWPRPPPRPRLPRRAGPASGRILVPCSFDPVPAALAPPPACTALAPPPALAAPCRAELRTALDPPLGASSAPKPNLGGLSSPPLAPPQASPGSAPRPSAPPRTPVLHYSPLRLRDAGSKGRVRKPEALTPHRVLGQIWGVESAVAGWGLPSETEVEASSLGSTASGGCDPQMESRDLRPSSLGLRSVWKSGKVQKPADCPCCPCSSVTPLLQALPLGRP, via the exons ATGCCCCCGGCCCCCGGGCTCCGCGGCCGCCCCGGCCCGCGCCCCAGCCCGCCGCGCCGGCCCGGAGCCGCTGCGGAGGCCGGAGGCAAGGCCCTGCGCTGCGGGCGCGCGGACCgccgcgggcggcgggcggcgggctgCTGCCGGCTCCTCGGCTCCCGCGCagacgccgccgccgccgccgccgccgctcggcTTTTCTCAATGGAACCTGCGGGCAGCGCGCGGCGAACCGGGCGGCCTCGGCCGGGGCGCTcctggcgggcgggcgggcgggctggCGCAGCGGGGGCGGACCCTGCGCGTCGCCGGCGCCGCGCCTCCAGCCCGCCCCCGCCGCGttggccccgccccccgccgcggCCCCGCCTGCCCCGCCGCGCTGGCCCCGCCTCCGGGCGGATCCTGGTTCCCTGCAGCTTCGACCCCGTCCCTGCCGcgctggccccgcccccggcctgcACGGcgctggccccgcccccggctctGG CGGCACCGTGTCGGGCCGAGCTTCGGACCGCTCTGGACCCGCCCCTCGGCGCTAGCTCCGCCCCGAAGCCTAACCTCGGCGGACTCAGCTCACCTCCCCTCGCCCCGCCCCAGGCTTCTCCTGGCTCCGCCCCCAGGCCCTCGGCCCCGCCCAGGACCCCTGTGCTCCACTACAGCCCCCTCCGCCTGCGGGACGCGGGCAGTAAGGGCCGGGTCAGGAAGCCCGAGGCCTTGACGCCCCACAGGGTCTTGGGCCAGATTTGGGGTGTGGAGTCGGCTGTGGCCGGGTGGGGACTTCCGTCCGAGACCGAGGTGGAAGCATCATCCTTGGGGTCCACCGCCTCCGGCGGCTGCGACCCCCAAATGGAGAGCAGGGACCTCAGGCCCTCCTCACTTGGGCTCCGGTCTGTCTGGAAGTCGGGGAAGGTGCAGAAGCCAGCAGACTGTCCCTGCTGCCCCTGCAGCAGCGTAACCCCCCTACTCCAGGCACTGCCCCTCGGCAGGCCTTGA